The stretch of DNA TTCGGAAGTAGGTTATCGTTTTTTTAAAATGATGAATAATCCTGAGTTTGATCGTCAGGCTGAATTTCTAACGGCTGAATCGAAAGACAGAGATGGAAAAACTTATTATCTTCTAGAATATGAAGTAGAATTACCCAATCAACAACCAAGACACAATGTTGCTAGTGTGGCAGTTAGTCGGGGTAAGTTGTTTACTTTTAATTTGTCAACTACTACTGATCGTTGGTCAAAAGTTCAAGACACCTTTGAAGTAGCTGCCAGATCTTTTACAGTTAGATAATTGTTGCTTGTGAGTGTACCAGTTTTTGTTTTAGCGTCAGCTTCTCCTGCCCGAAAAAAATTGTTGCAATTAGCAGGAATAGAACCCATAGTTTGCAGTAGTAATTTTGACGAATCTCAAATACAGTCTGAAGATGCAATTGAATTAGTCGAGACTTTGGCTAAGTGCAAAGCTGAAACTGTGGTAAATCAATTTTCTGATGCTTTAATTTTGGGCTGTGATTCTGTGTTAGAAATAGCAGGAAACATTTATGGCAAACCAGAATCTCCCCAAGACGCGATCGCTCGATGGCAAATTATGCGCGGTAAAGTAGGAATATTGTATACAGGTCATGCTTTACTAGATTTAAGACAAAATCAACAACTGGTTAGTTGTGGCATTACAAAAGTTTATTTTGCTAACCTTAGCGGTCGCGAAATAGCAGCTTATGTTGCTAGTGGAGAACCGCTTAAATGTGCAGGTAGTTTTGCTTTAGAAGGAAAAGGCGGATTGTTTGTTGAGAAAATTGAAGGCTGTCATAGTAATGTGATTGGTTTGAGTTTGCCTTTGTTGGCGCAAATGTTGGCACAATTAGGTTATAGTGTCACCGATTTTTGGCAAAGTTAATCTTTAATCAGGACAACATCAACGTGGATTAAAAATTATGGAATTAGCAAACCGTCAATGGTGGGTAGAACGTTGGTTGGAATTACTTGATTCTTATCGTTTTAAAAAACGTCTCGAACGAGGTAGAAACTACGCCAGAGAAGGTAATGTTCTCAGTATTGAGTTTGTGGGTTCACAAGTATTAGCCAAAGTGCAAGGAAGTGAAGCCCAACCTTATCAAGTATCATTGTCCCTAGCTTCTTTTACTGATGAAGATTGGAGTTTTATTACTCAAACAATGTCTGAAAAAGCAATTTTTTCGGCTCAATTATTAGCTGGAGAAATGCCTGCCAATATTGAAGATGTCTTTACGGCAAATGGTTTGAGTTTATTTCCTTTTTCTTTAACCGAAATTCGTTCCCGTTGTAGTTGTCCTGATAAAGCTAATCCCTGTAAACATATTGCTGCTGTTTATTATCAATTGAGCGATCGCTTTAGTGAAGATCCTTTTGTTTTATTTCAACTGCGAGGACGTACTAAAACTGAAATTTTGGATACACTTCGGCAATTACGTAGCAATAAAGTTAATTCTGAATCAAACACTTCTTCATTAGACTCAACCTCAGATGTAATTGCGACAGAAAAGTCATCTCAATCAACCAAAACAAAAACTTCAGAAAACACTGATTTAAAAAATTTTTGGCAATATAACGAGCCTTTAGAACCCTCTTTAGTAGTTATTACTCCTCCTACTGAAGGTAAAATTATTTTGGATTTGTTAGGAGAAATTCCTTTAGCTACTGCTGATGCCGAAGCTTTGAAACAATATTTAATTCAGGTTTATCAAACTACTTCCCAACAGGCAATTATGACGGCTTTAAATCGAGATTGAACTTAAAAGCTAGTAAGTAGATTGATGTACAGACGTTCTATGGAACGTCTCTAATATTTAACGAGGTCGAGAGCGATCGCTAAACAAACCTAATAGAGGCCCCAAAATCGCCCCAAAAATAAACCCCCCTGCGTGCGCCCAATAAGCCACCCCAGCAGTATTCTCTGGTAATCCTAAAGAAGCAACACTACTAAAAGCTTGTTGAACAAACCAAAAACCCAGAAAAAATACCGCAGGAATTCTAACTGTAGTAATAAAAAAACCTAAAGGAAGTAAAGTCAAAATTTGCGCTTTGGGATATTTTAAAATATATGCTCCCATCACACCTGCGATCGCACCACTTGCACCAACCGTAGGAGTAATAGAATTCATATCAAAAAACCAATGAGTTAAACCAGCTAAAATACCACAACCCAAATAAAAAAGCAAAAACTTGAAATGTCCCAAAGAATCTTCAATATTATTGCCAAAAATCCAAAGAAATAGCATATTAAAGCCGATATGAGCCAAACCACCATGCAAAAATTGAGAAGTAATCAGGGTTAAATATTCTGGTACAGGTTGGTTAGAAGGAGAACCAGCAAAACTCGCACTTAATTGTCTAGGAATAACAGCATAAAGCTGAAAAAAATCATTTAATTGAGAACCCAAAGACACTTGGTGGATAAAAACTGCAATATTTATGCCAATTAATACGTAGACAACTACTGGCGTTGTGTAGCTTGGATTATCATCATTTAAAGGTATCATTAGTATTTTTCCTGGAAATATTTTTTAAATGTAATATTTTTAGCTTAAGCTTGTATTTTAAACAACAAAGTTAATAACGCGAACCTGTACCGTAGGAAATTTTCCTAGGAGGTTCGCGTTGGCTGATGGAATCAAGATTTGATCCTATTTTACACTGCTGAAATTTGATTGCTATGGTGGTTGTCTGGAATAAAGGTTCGCGTGCAAAAATTAAAACCACCAGTGGCAAAGTTAAATATCTTGGCTAAAAAATTGTCAAATGTCGTCTTGCTGCGCTGACAAATTATTTGATTGCAACGCTATTAGATACAAAATTTTTACAGTAACAAGCGCTTCGACGTGTCACCGACACGTCTGTACAAAAGTAAAACTAATTTCTACTACAGAAACAATCGAAATGGTGGAATAATTGCTCATTTATCAGCTATTGACTATACCCTTAAACCTGTGGCGTTGGTGAATGAAGGTCTGATTGATTCACCAACGCCAAGTATATTTTCGCTCTCATATCCCACCAATGATATTGTCCAGTTAAATAATCATTTAAGATGATTTCTTCAAGACAAAAATAGGACATGGAGATTCAAGCTAAGGTTTCTGGACAATAGCCTAATCCCCTGGTGAATTGCTGACGAAAAGCTTCTATTTCTTTAGTATCAGGCATTCCGTGAGCTACTACTGCTACTTGATAGCGACGCATGACTTCTACAGGAGACTGTCCTGTTTCTAGACTCCAAAATACCATCTGCAAGCGCATTTCTGGGTCATAAGTAATACCTAATTCACTCATAAATGCTCTAAAATCACCATGAAGCTCAGGAGTAAGAGATTGAGGAAATCTAACTTTAACAATCCAGCCATCAATCTGATGAATAACAGTAATTGAAGCATTTCGGGCGTGCTTCATAATCCGAAGATAATTGATTGTCCGTAAAGTCAGACTGGCATTAGCTAGAAAGTAGAGGTAATCCATAAACAATTTACTGAAGCTTTACTTAATCTAGTGTCACAAAAAATTAAACCCTTCGCCTAGGGGAAAAGCACCCGATTTTCTTGGCGTACTATAGGGGAAATCACCCATTTTTCACAATCAAATTGAACTACTACTTACAGTATGAATCTAGATAAATTGCTTTCTAGCTATGGCTACGAACTACCTTCAGAATTAATTGCTCAAACTCCAGCCGTCCCAAGGGATAGTTCCCGTTTATTAGTAGTGAATTCACCTACTACCCAATTTCACAGTCGTTTTTCTGAGCTAATTGATTGGTTATTACCAGGTGATCTATTAGTTCTCAACAATACTCAGGTGATTCCGGCACGTTTATATGGTCATAAGGCTACAGGCGCACCTGTGGAAATTTTACTTTTAGAAGAGAAAAAAAACAATTGCTGGTTAGCTTTGGTGAAACCAGGAAAACGTTTTAAGTTGGGAACAGAAATTTATTTTGATTCAGTTGACAAGAGTGTAACTAAGGAAGCAGAATTTAAAGCTCAAGTAATCGAGCGAGATGAAGCGACAGGAGGAAGAATTCTACAATTTTTTTGTCCTGAAGGTAGATCTTTTTGGCAGATGTTAGAGGAGTTTGGGCAAATTCCTTTGCCTCCCTATATTAATCCTGATTCTTTTCCATCAGAACCTTCAAATTCGTTATCGCTGTCTTCACAATATCAAACTATCTTTGCTCAACAACCAGGAGCGATCGCAGCACCAACGGCAGGATTGCACTTTACTGAAGAATTATTGCAAAAATTACAAGCTAAAGGTATCAATCAAGCTTATTTAACTCTTCATGTAGGAGTAGGGACATTTCGCCCTGTGGAGGTAGAAAATATTACCGATCATGTGATGCATCAAGAATGGATTGAATTGCCATTAGCAACTGTCGAGCAAATTAACGCTACTAAAGCTAGAGGTGGAAGAATCATTGCTGTAGGAACAACTGTAGTTCGCGCTTTAGAAACTGCTGCCAAAGCTTCTCAAAATCAAACATTAAAGCCGTTTCGTGGTAAAAGCGATCTGTTTATTTATCCTGGTTATCGTTGGCAAATTGTTGATGGTTTAATTACTAATTTTCATCTACCTTATTCTAGTTTGTTGATGTTAGTTAGTGCTTTGATTGGTAGAGAACGTTTACTAGCTTTGTATGATGAAGCGATCGCAAAACAATACCGTTTTTATTCTTTTGGTGATGCCATGTTAATTTTGCCTGAAGCTAAACTAGGTTAATCGTTTTATGAAGCAAATTATTGCCCCACTCAAACCCTATTTACGTTGGTTTATTTTGGGTGGAAGTTTGTTTTTTCTGCTCAAAACTTTTAAGGATCGCTTTGCAGAAGTCACGACTATTAAAGTAAGTTCTCAAGGATGGTGGCTACTAGTAGCTGCTTTAATTATTACGTTGGTAGCGCATATTTGGTCTGGTTATGTTTGGACTTGGATTTTAGCAGTTTTTCGGCAATCTTTTAATCGATGGTGGGGCATTAAAATTTATTTGATTACTAATATTGCTAAATATTTACCTGGTAATATCTGGCATTTTTATGGACGTATTTCAGCCGTTTCTAAGGCGGGAGGTTCTTTAGGAGAAGCTACTTTAAGTGTTTTACTAGAACCATTATTAATGGCAGCAGCAGCTTTACTCATTGGTTTAGTTAGCAGTTTGATGGGTTGGGTTCACACCAGTTTTAGTATTCAAGTATGGAGTTTACAAATTCTGGCTTTAACTACTGTCTTGATTGGTATTCATCCACGAATTCTTCAACCAATTTTGCAGCGTTTAAGTCGTAGTAAAGCACAATTAACTGAAGGCAATCAAGTTCACCTTCATAC from Stanieria cyanosphaera PCC 7437 encodes:
- the queA gene encoding tRNA preQ1(34) S-adenosylmethionine ribosyltransferase-isomerase QueA, giving the protein MNLDKLLSSYGYELPSELIAQTPAVPRDSSRLLVVNSPTTQFHSRFSELIDWLLPGDLLVLNNTQVIPARLYGHKATGAPVEILLLEEKKNNCWLALVKPGKRFKLGTEIYFDSVDKSVTKEAEFKAQVIERDEATGGRILQFFCPEGRSFWQMLEEFGQIPLPPYINPDSFPSEPSNSLSLSSQYQTIFAQQPGAIAAPTAGLHFTEELLQKLQAKGINQAYLTLHVGVGTFRPVEVENITDHVMHQEWIELPLATVEQINATKARGGRIIAVGTTVVRALETAAKASQNQTLKPFRGKSDLFIYPGYRWQIVDGLITNFHLPYSSLLMLVSALIGRERLLALYDEAIAKQYRFYSFGDAMLILPEAKLG
- a CDS encoding rhomboid family intramembrane serine protease, which produces MIPLNDDNPSYTTPVVVYVLIGINIAVFIHQVSLGSQLNDFFQLYAVIPRQLSASFAGSPSNQPVPEYLTLITSQFLHGGLAHIGFNMLFLWIFGNNIEDSLGHFKFLLFYLGCGILAGLTHWFFDMNSITPTVGASGAIAGVMGAYILKYPKAQILTLLPLGFFITTVRIPAVFFLGFWFVQQAFSSVASLGLPENTAGVAYWAHAGGFIFGAILGPLLGLFSDRSRPR
- a CDS encoding SWIM zinc finger family protein, whose product is MELANRQWWVERWLELLDSYRFKKRLERGRNYAREGNVLSIEFVGSQVLAKVQGSEAQPYQVSLSLASFTDEDWSFITQTMSEKAIFSAQLLAGEMPANIEDVFTANGLSLFPFSLTEIRSRCSCPDKANPCKHIAAVYYQLSDRFSEDPFVLFQLRGRTKTEILDTLRQLRSNKVNSESNTSSLDSTSDVIATEKSSQSTKTKTSENTDLKNFWQYNEPLEPSLVVITPPTEGKIILDLLGEIPLATADAEALKQYLIQVYQTTSQQAIMTALNRD
- the psbP gene encoding photosystem II reaction center PsbP produces the protein MWKSLIASLLIVVSIVLSSCSAGVSGLQSYVNPSQGYEFLYPNGWIPVDLKKPSPGVDVVFRDLIERGENLSVIVSDVPADSTLEELGTPSEVGYRFFKMMNNPEFDRQAEFLTAESKDRDGKTYYLLEYEVELPNQQPRHNVASVAVSRGKLFTFNLSTTTDRWSKVQDTFEVAARSFTVR
- a CDS encoding Maf family protein codes for the protein MSVPVFVLASASPARKKLLQLAGIEPIVCSSNFDESQIQSEDAIELVETLAKCKAETVVNQFSDALILGCDSVLEIAGNIYGKPESPQDAIARWQIMRGKVGILYTGHALLDLRQNQQLVSCGITKVYFANLSGREIAAYVASGEPLKCAGSFALEGKGGLFVEKIEGCHSNVIGLSLPLLAQMLAQLGYSVTDFWQS
- a CDS encoding lysylphosphatidylglycerol synthase transmembrane domain-containing protein gives rise to the protein MKQIIAPLKPYLRWFILGGSLFFLLKTFKDRFAEVTTIKVSSQGWWLLVAALIITLVAHIWSGYVWTWILAVFRQSFNRWWGIKIYLITNIAKYLPGNIWHFYGRISAVSKAGGSLGEATLSVLLEPLLMAAAALLIGLVSSLMGWVHTSFSIQVWSLQILALTTVLIGIHPRILQPILQRLSRSKAQLTEGNQVHLHTYPLLPLIGEIGFVLLRGVGFILTVFALYSFTPQQIPSLMSAFSFAWLLGLIVPGAPGGIGVFEATAIAILADSPISQGVILAAVACFRLISILAEAIAAGLAWLLPQLNN